A single Tenacibaculum sp. Bg11-29 DNA region contains:
- a CDS encoding GNAT family N-acetyltransferase gives MSFIIRSGEKKDAQAILNLIIELAVFEKEPNAVEITVEDLIRDGFSSNPKFKTFVAEELDGTIIGMTLFYARYSTWKGKSIHLEDLMVTEAKRGIGAGKKLYTSIMKYAQENEFKRVAWEVLDWNVNAIAFYKKTGATVYNEWRVCHMNEESLMQFCNENI, from the coding sequence ATGAGCTTTATAATCAGATCAGGAGAAAAAAAAGATGCACAAGCAATATTAAATTTAATTATTGAGTTAGCTGTTTTTGAAAAAGAGCCGAATGCGGTAGAAATCACTGTAGAAGATTTAATTCGTGATGGTTTTTCTAGTAATCCTAAATTTAAAACTTTTGTAGCAGAAGAACTTGATGGAACAATTATAGGAATGACTCTTTTTTATGCACGTTATTCTACATGGAAAGGAAAGTCAATTCATCTTGAAGATTTAATGGTTACAGAGGCAAAAAGAGGAATTGGAGCGGGTAAAAAATTATATACTTCAATTATGAAATATGCGCAAGAAAATGAATTTAAGAGAGTCGCATGGGAAGTATTAGATTGGAATGTAAATGCTATAGCATTTTATAAAAAAACAGGGGCAACCGTTTATAATGAGTGGAGGGTTTGTCATATGAATGAAGAAAGTTTAATGCAATTTTGTAATGAGAATATTTAA
- a CDS encoding superoxide dismutase, translated as MAFNLPELGYAYDALVPNIDAKTMEIHHSKHHNGYTTKLNAAIAGTDLEGKTIEDILTNLDMSNGGVRNNGGGFYNHSLFWTVMNPEDRGYLSGELKDAIEAEFGSKDAFIEAFSKAAATQFGSGWAWLCVHKGGKIEICSTPNQDNPLMPGVSCEGTPILGLDVWEHAYYLNYQNRRPDYIDAFFKVINWNEVEKRYADAK; from the coding sequence ATGGCTTTTAACTTACCAGAATTAGGATATGCTTATGATGCATTAGTACCAAATATTGATGCTAAAACTATGGAAATTCATCATAGTAAACACCATAACGGTTATACAACTAAATTAAATGCTGCTATTGCTGGAACTGATTTAGAAGGTAAAACTATTGAAGATATTCTTACTAATTTAGATATGAGTAACGGAGGTGTTCGTAATAATGGTGGAGGTTTTTATAATCACTCATTATTTTGGACTGTAATGAACCCTGAAGATAGAGGTTATTTATCTGGTGAATTAAAAGATGCTATTGAAGCTGAATTTGGTTCTAAAGATGCTTTTATTGAAGCTTTCTCTAAAGCTGCTGCAACTCAATTTGGTTCAGGATGGGCTTGGTTATGTGTTCATAAAGGAGGGAAAATTGAAATTTGTTCTACTCCAAATCAAGACAACCCATTAATGCCTGGTGTTTCATGCGAAGGAACTCCTATTTTAGGATTAGATGTTTGGGAACATGCTTACTATTTAAACTATCAAAACCGTCGTCCTGATTATATTGATGCTTTCTTTAAAGTAATTAACTGGAACGAAGTTGAAAAAAGATATGCTGACGCTAAATAA
- a CDS encoding IS1595 family transposase produces the protein MNIFKGQNLLEFADRFKTNEDCKEYLADIKWKNCFQCVKCGHKKAQIRKDFSRTCNICSHQESATSNTLFHKVKFGVRKAFFIVFEMSTSTKSLSASYVSVRFSVTEKTARLFMLKIREAMKSSGNNPMTGIVHVDEFVLGGREKDKVGRSYKAKKKKAITAVELTEDGKVKRMYAMRIEDFSATSLQYIFVNHISREAKVITDKWRGYRPIAKAYDITQIESNGGMNFKALHTMIHQVKSWIRTTYSWVSDFNINRYFNEFCFRINSSQSKETIFNNLIRKMVEKGKVHHEQIICR, from the coding sequence ATGAATATTTTTAAAGGCCAAAACCTTCTAGAGTTTGCTGATCGGTTCAAAACTAATGAAGATTGCAAGGAATATTTGGCAGATATTAAATGGAAAAATTGTTTTCAATGTGTTAAATGTGGTCATAAAAAGGCTCAAATAAGAAAGGATTTCTCACGTACTTGCAATATTTGTTCTCATCAGGAATCTGCAACGTCAAACACACTTTTCCACAAAGTTAAATTTGGAGTTAGAAAAGCTTTTTTCATTGTTTTTGAAATGAGTACAAGTACAAAAAGTCTTTCTGCAAGCTATGTTTCAGTTCGTTTTAGTGTCACAGAAAAGACAGCACGTTTATTTATGCTTAAAATTAGAGAGGCTATGAAAAGTAGTGGAAATAATCCTATGACTGGGATTGTTCATGTTGATGAGTTTGTTCTAGGTGGTCGTGAAAAAGATAAAGTGGGCAGAAGTTATAAAGCAAAGAAAAAGAAGGCTATAACTGCTGTTGAGCTAACTGAAGATGGAAAAGTAAAAAGAATGTATGCAATGAGAATCGAAGATTTTTCAGCTACTTCTTTACAATATATTTTCGTGAATCATATCAGTCGAGAAGCTAAAGTGATAACTGATAAATGGAGAGGCTACAGACCTATTGCTAAAGCCTATGATATTACCCAAATTGAAAGTAATGGAGGTATGAACTTTAAAGCTCTTCATACAATGATTCATCAAGTGAAATCTTGGATAAGAACAACTTACTCTTGGGTAAGTGACTTTAACATAAACAGATATTTTAATGAATTTTGTTTCAGAATTAATAGCTCACAAAGCAAAGAAACAATATTCAATAACTTAATAAGAAAAATGGTTGAAAAGGGTAAAGTACATCACGAACAAATTATATGTAGATAA
- a CDS encoding aspartate kinase: MRIFKFGGASVKDAKGVKNVTRVIQHEGVENVLVVISAMGKMTNAFEKIVDAFFYKKENLKSSIDFVEDFHKEIINDLFQEQHSIFNRVNFLLGELSSFMVKNKSNNYNYVYDQLVGFGELLSTSIVSAYLLEIGVSNQWLDVRDYIKTDSSYRDAKINWKLTEKEIKEKVISSKLNITQGFLGGGVNNETTTLGREGSDYTAGVFAYCLNADSVTIWKDVEGVLNADPRVFTETQLLNEISYTEAIEMAFYGASVIHPKTIQPLEQKNIPLFVRSFDDISNKGTCVGRGKKITPEVPCFIVKKNQILVSISAKDFSFMVESNISDVFEKLHKYKLKVNLIQNSAISFSVCIDDKYNLFDVFYNDLKVKFNIKSYKAVTLYTIRHFNGEAITKIRKRGKSIISQINTETAQLVIQ, translated from the coding sequence ATGAGAATATTTAAATTTGGAGGCGCATCAGTAAAAGATGCTAAAGGAGTAAAAAATGTAACTCGTGTAATACAACATGAGGGAGTTGAAAACGTTTTGGTTGTTATTTCAGCAATGGGAAAGATGACGAATGCTTTTGAAAAAATCGTAGATGCTTTTTTTTATAAAAAAGAAAATTTAAAAAGTTCTATAGATTTTGTTGAAGATTTTCATAAAGAAATAATAAATGATTTATTTCAAGAGCAACACTCTATTTTTAATAGAGTCAATTTTTTATTAGGTGAGTTAAGTAGTTTTATGGTTAAAAATAAATCAAACAACTATAATTATGTTTACGATCAATTAGTTGGGTTTGGAGAATTACTATCTACTAGTATTGTAAGTGCTTATTTACTTGAAATAGGTGTATCTAACCAATGGTTAGATGTAAGAGATTACATAAAAACAGATAGTAGCTATAGAGATGCAAAAATAAATTGGAAATTAACAGAGAAGGAAATAAAAGAAAAAGTAATTTCTTCTAAATTGAATATTACTCAAGGGTTTTTAGGCGGTGGAGTAAATAATGAAACGACTACTCTAGGAAGAGAAGGGTCTGATTATACTGCTGGTGTTTTTGCGTATTGCTTAAATGCCGATAGTGTAACTATTTGGAAAGATGTTGAAGGTGTTTTAAATGCAGATCCTCGTGTTTTTACAGAAACTCAGCTGCTAAACGAAATATCGTATACTGAGGCTATAGAAATGGCTTTTTATGGAGCATCGGTAATACACCCAAAAACAATTCAGCCACTAGAGCAAAAAAATATACCTTTATTTGTTCGTTCTTTTGATGATATTTCTAATAAAGGGACTTGTGTTGGAAGAGGTAAAAAAATAACACCAGAAGTACCATGTTTTATTGTAAAGAAAAACCAAATATTAGTTTCAATTTCAGCCAAAGATTTTTCTTTTATGGTTGAAAGTAATATTAGTGATGTTTTCGAAAAATTACATAAATACAAATTAAAAGTTAACTTAATTCAAAACTCAGCGATTAGCTTTTCTGTGTGTATTGATGATAAATACAATCTTTTTGATGTTTTTTATAATGATTTAAAGGTGAAATTTAATATAAAGTCATATAAAGCTGTAACTCTATATACTATTCGCCATTTTAATGGTGAAGCGATAACAAAAATACGTAAGAGAGGTAAATCAATTATTAGTCAAATTAATACAGAAACAGCTCAGTTGGTTATACAATAA
- a CDS encoding TetR/AcrR family transcriptional regulator, translating into MSKSEKTRAFIIETVAPIFNKNGYSAMSLSKITEATGLTKGAIYGHFENKENLALEAFKFSVRRVLKDLNEEVSKGETPLAMLLNIASFYKGYYHYNKQFGGCPILNIGVDSDNQDNKISKLVQSYNYRILDRFAELIDMGKESNEIKNSVDSMLYAKRFFYMIEGAVYMSYIMKDDSYLIDLSEVIKQIIEEQLQQ; encoded by the coding sequence TTGTCTAAGTCAGAAAAAACAAGAGCTTTTATTATAGAAACTGTAGCGCCTATTTTTAACAAAAATGGATATTCGGCAATGAGTTTATCTAAAATTACAGAAGCAACTGGTTTAACTAAAGGAGCAATTTACGGTCATTTTGAAAATAAAGAAAACCTAGCTTTGGAAGCCTTTAAATTTTCGGTAAGAAGAGTTTTAAAAGATTTAAATGAAGAAGTAAGTAAAGGAGAAACTCCTTTAGCTATGTTATTAAACATAGCCTCTTTTTATAAAGGATATTATCATTATAATAAGCAATTTGGAGGTTGCCCTATCTTAAATATTGGGGTAGATTCTGATAATCAGGATAACAAAATATCTAAATTAGTTCAATCATACAATTATAGAATTTTAGATCGTTTTGCTGAGTTAATTGATATGGGGAAAGAATCTAATGAAATTAAAAATTCAGTAGATAGTATGTTATATGCGAAACGTTTTTTTTACATGATCGAAGGAGCTGTATATATGTCTTATATTATGAAAGATGATAGCTATCTTATTGATTTATCAGAAGTAATTAAACAAATCATAGAAGAACAATTACAACAATAA
- a CDS encoding DinB family protein, protein MNTQFEILIKSRQLILKKVENLSIEQLHKIPDGFKNNIAWNVAHLVVTQQLLHYKLSGLNCLASDELIEGYKKGTLPTGIFSEEEFEEVKELLIGLPDTLQEDYEAGIFTEFTTYETSLGFVLDSVETAIAFNNLHEGIHLGTIMALTKLV, encoded by the coding sequence ATGAACACGCAATTTGAAATTTTAATAAAATCGAGACAATTAATATTAAAAAAAGTTGAAAACTTATCAATTGAGCAATTACATAAAATTCCAGATGGATTTAAAAATAATATTGCATGGAATGTAGCTCATTTAGTAGTAACACAACAGTTGTTGCATTATAAATTGTCAGGATTAAATTGCTTAGCTTCTGATGAACTAATAGAAGGGTATAAAAAGGGAACTCTACCTACAGGTATATTTTCAGAAGAAGAGTTTGAAGAGGTAAAAGAATTATTGATTGGGTTACCAGATACCTTACAAGAAGATTACGAAGCAGGAATCTTTACTGAGTTTACTACTTATGAAACGAGTCTTGGTTTTGTATTAGATTCTGTAGAAACGGCTATTGCCTTTAATAATTTACATGAAGGAATTCATCTAGGAACTATAATGGCTTTAACAAAGTTAGTGTAA
- a CDS encoding thioesterase family protein: MELLKILESKTKIRFQDCDPFNHLNNASYFNYLINAREDQLIENYNLDVYKHGKTTGKSWVVATHQITYLKPATLMETVVIDSQLINYGSKNLLVEIRMWNETKTELKAVLWSSFVYFNLMKLSSEKHSEDLLELFKNAVLPLKEKSFEERIGNLRFQKV, translated from the coding sequence ATGGAATTATTAAAAATTTTAGAAAGTAAAACAAAAATAAGATTTCAGGATTGTGATCCTTTTAATCATTTAAATAATGCGTCTTATTTTAATTATCTTATCAATGCTAGAGAAGATCAATTAATTGAAAACTATAATTTAGATGTATATAAGCATGGAAAAACAACAGGTAAGAGTTGGGTAGTAGCAACACATCAAATTACTTATTTAAAGCCTGCAACTTTAATGGAGACAGTGGTTATAGATTCTCAGTTAATTAATTATGGAAGTAAAAATTTGTTAGTTGAAATACGAATGTGGAATGAAACAAAGACTGAGCTTAAAGCTGTACTATGGAGCTCATTTGTGTATTTTAACTTAATGAAACTATCTTCTGAAAAACATTCTGAAGACCTACTTGAATTATTTAAAAATGCAGTTTTACCTCTTAAAGAGAAAAGTTTTGAAGAAAGAATAGGAAACTTACGGTTTCAGAAAGTTTAA
- a CDS encoding arsenate reductase family protein: protein MKKVYFLKTCDTCRRILKEVNLDNIEEQEIKTNPITSEQLEEMRRLTDSYESLFNKRAKLYKERDLKNQQITEKDYRQYILDEYTFLKRPVFIVENEIFIGNSKKVIDSLKEKLN from the coding sequence ATGAAGAAAGTATATTTTTTAAAAACTTGTGATACTTGCCGTCGTATCCTAAAGGAAGTAAACCTCGATAATATAGAGGAACAAGAAATAAAGACAAATCCAATAACAAGTGAACAGTTAGAGGAGATGAGAAGACTAACTGATAGCTATGAAAGCCTATTTAACAAACGCGCAAAACTCTATAAAGAAAGAGATTTAAAAAATCAACAAATTACTGAAAAAGATTATCGCCAATACATTTTAGATGAATATACATTTTTGAAACGTCCTGTTTTTATAGTAGAAAATGAAATTTTTATAGGAAATAGTAAAAAAGTAATTGATTCTTTAAAGGAAAAACTTAATTGA
- the fbp gene encoding class 1 fructose-bisphosphatase: MNNKHMTLGEYIIGNQKDFKYSSGELSRLINSIRLAAKVVNHEIRKAGLVDITGASGDVNIQGETQQKLDVLANDLFKRTLINREIVCGIASEEEDDFVVVEGQNKTNENKYILLMDPLDGSSNIDVNVSVGTIFSIYRRVSPNGTPVTKEDFLQKGSEQVAAGYVAYGTSTILVFTTGNGVNGFTLNPAIGTFYLSHPNIQIPENGNIYSINEGNYVHFPKGVKEYLKYCQEEKENRPYTSRYIGSLVSDFHRNMIKGGIYIYPTSTIGPKGKLRLLYECNPMAFIAEEAGGKATDGYKRILDLEPTELHQRVPFFCGSTHMVKKAEEFMAKYPEGANY; this comes from the coding sequence ATGAATAACAAGCACATGACTCTTGGTGAGTATATAATTGGTAATCAAAAAGATTTTAAATATTCTTCTGGTGAGCTATCTCGTTTAATAAACTCTATTCGTTTAGCTGCCAAAGTAGTAAATCATGAAATCAGAAAAGCTGGTTTAGTTGATATCACTGGAGCTTCTGGAGATGTTAATATACAAGGAGAAACGCAACAAAAGTTAGATGTTTTAGCAAATGATTTATTTAAAAGAACATTAATAAATAGAGAGATTGTTTGTGGGATCGCTAGTGAAGAAGAAGATGACTTTGTTGTTGTTGAAGGTCAAAATAAAACAAACGAAAACAAATATATCTTATTAATGGATCCTTTAGATGGTTCTTCTAATATAGATGTAAATGTTTCTGTAGGTACTATTTTTTCTATTTACAGAAGAGTATCTCCTAATGGAACTCCCGTAACTAAAGAAGATTTTTTACAAAAAGGATCTGAACAGGTTGCTGCTGGTTATGTTGCTTATGGTACTTCTACAATATTAGTTTTTACAACTGGAAATGGAGTGAATGGTTTTACTTTAAACCCTGCTATTGGAACGTTCTATTTATCACACCCTAATATTCAAATTCCAGAAAACGGTAATATTTACTCAATTAATGAAGGAAACTACGTGCATTTTCCAAAAGGAGTAAAAGAATATTTAAAATACTGTCAAGAAGAAAAAGAAAATAGACCATATACTTCTAGGTACATTGGTTCATTAGTTTCTGATTTTCATAGAAATATGATTAAAGGAGGTATTTATATTTATCCAACAAGTACTATCGGCCCTAAAGGTAAGTTACGTTTATTATACGAGTGCAATCCAATGGCTTTTATAGCAGAAGAAGCTGGTGGTAAAGCAACCGATGGTTATAAAAGGATTTTAGATTTAGAGCCTACCGAATTACATCAACGTGTTCCTTTTTTCTGTGGAAGTACACACATGGTAAAAAAGGCAGAAGAGTTTATGGCAAAATATCCAGAAGGCGCAAATTATTAG
- a CDS encoding cystathionine gamma-synthase, translating to MKLNTKMIHGGQQNEEATGAVMPPIFQTSTYAQTSPGVHKGYGYSRGENPSRKALEYAFAAIENGTHGFAFSSGLSAIDCVLRTLKPGDEVIAGDDLYGGTYRMFTKLFQQYGLKFIFIDMDLISNVSNAISNKTKLIWLETPTNPLMKIADITEIAKVVKAINSTILIAVDNTFATPYLQRPLDLGADIVMHSATKYLGGHSDLVMGALMVKNEEIAKELHFIQFAAGAIAGPMDSFLALRGIKTLHLRMKRHCENGKLVAEYLVNHPKIGNVYYPGLYSHPNHEIAKKQMDDFGGMVSFRLKDESKQAAFAFLENTKIFTLAESLGGVESLVNHPVTMSHGSIPEVERLKIGITDSLIRLSVGVEDINDLLEDLEQALNI from the coding sequence ATGAAATTAAATACAAAGATGATTCATGGTGGTCAGCAAAATGAAGAGGCTACGGGGGCGGTAATGCCACCTATATTTCAGACATCTACGTATGCACAAACAAGTCCAGGAGTTCATAAAGGATATGGATATTCAAGAGGTGAAAACCCTAGCCGTAAAGCGCTTGAATATGCCTTTGCAGCTATTGAGAATGGAACACATGGTTTTGCATTTTCATCTGGGCTATCTGCAATAGACTGTGTTTTAAGAACTTTAAAACCAGGAGATGAAGTTATAGCAGGAGATGATCTATATGGAGGTACATACCGTATGTTTACAAAGTTATTCCAACAATATGGTTTGAAGTTTATATTTATAGATATGGATTTGATTAGTAATGTATCTAATGCTATATCTAATAAAACAAAGTTGATTTGGTTAGAAACACCAACTAATCCGTTAATGAAAATTGCTGATATTACTGAGATAGCAAAAGTTGTAAAAGCAATAAATAGTACTATTTTAATAGCTGTTGATAATACATTTGCAACACCATATCTTCAGCGTCCATTAGATTTAGGCGCTGATATTGTAATGCACTCCGCTACAAAGTATTTAGGAGGACATTCTGATTTAGTGATGGGGGCTTTAATGGTCAAAAACGAAGAAATAGCAAAAGAATTACATTTTATACAATTTGCAGCTGGAGCAATTGCTGGACCTATGGATTCTTTTTTAGCTTTAAGAGGAATTAAAACATTGCATTTACGAATGAAACGTCATTGTGAAAACGGTAAATTAGTAGCAGAATACTTAGTCAATCACCCAAAAATTGGTAATGTATATTACCCAGGATTATATAGTCATCCGAATCATGAAATTGCTAAAAAGCAAATGGATGATTTTGGAGGAATGGTTTCTTTCCGGTTAAAAGATGAAAGTAAACAGGCAGCATTTGCATTTTTAGAAAACACCAAAATATTTACATTGGCCGAATCTTTAGGTGGAGTAGAAAGCTTAGTAAATCACCCAGTAACAATGTCACATGGTTCTATACCTGAAGTGGAGCGTTTAAAAATAGGAATAACCGATTCTCTGATACGTTTAAGTGTAGGAGTGGAAGATATTAATGATTTGCTAGAAGATTTAGAACAAGCATTGAATATCTAA